From a region of the Phaseolus vulgaris cultivar G19833 chromosome 6, P. vulgaris v2.0, whole genome shotgun sequence genome:
- the LOC137833326 gene encoding uncharacterized mitochondrial protein AtMg00820-like, whose product MKDELKSVAHNDVWDLMKLPEGCKRVRCKWVFKTKCNSHDNIERYKVRLVAKGFTQKDDIVYIDYKETFSPISKKDSFRIIMALVAHYDLELHQMNVKTAF is encoded by the coding sequence atgaaagatgagcttaaatcaGTGGCACATAATGATGTATGGGACCTTATGAAATTGCCAGAAGGATGTAAGAGAGTTAggtgtaaatgggtctttaagactaaaTGCAACTCTCATGACAATATAGAACGTTATAAGGTCCGACTTGTTGCtaaaggttttactcaaaaaGATGACATTGTTTATATTGATTATAAGGAAACATTTTCACCTAtttctaagaaagattcctttagaattatcatggcattagtagctcattatgatcttgagttgcatCAGATGAATGTCAAAACTGCCTTTTGA